A genomic stretch from Coffea arabica cultivar ET-39 chromosome 10c, Coffea Arabica ET-39 HiFi, whole genome shotgun sequence includes:
- the LOC113712239 gene encoding uncharacterized protein isoform X1, whose product MGRRRRRQNHFLDFNSSSPLYCSLWPFLLVLLFFASFYLVDGKTNATSSPVTPINHDLYHTSGALLEEIEALVHRHPDKLSIETIPSKNKGYNAEMTVVTYCRKRKDCDGKSKFRVLLSFGQHGRELITSELAFRILSILSEEEFLPYTDRGSVNDTLDNLVIKVVPMENLNGRKLVEAGDFCERRNGRGVDLNRNWSVDWGKKEKDYDPYEENPGTAPFSEPETQFMRKLSISFEPHVWVNVHSGMEALFMPYDHKNTTPDGSPSLRMRSMLEKLNHLHLKDRCLIGSGGGSVGYLAHGTATDYMYDVTKVPMAFTFEIYGDGTASSKDCFRMFNPIDITTFNKVLNDWSAAFLTLFKLGELQVDGLHSGDVASSSEKWISIDDYLNGYLFERRNRYGKKMEVLELGMQEIRTYFRLFLLSSVLLMFMFCSRISKSTRPIVSAMSL is encoded by the exons ATGGGCCGTCGTCGCCGTCGTCAAAACCACTTTCTTGATTTCAATTCCTCCTCTCCATTATATTGTTCACTGTGGccatttttattagttttgttaTTCTTTGCTAGTTTTTATTTGGTCGATGGGAAAACTAATGCCACCAGTTCTCCAGTCACACCCATCAATCACGATCTTTACCATACCAG TGGAGCTTTGTTGGAAGAAATTGAAGCCTTGGTGCACCGCCACCCAGACAAACTATCA ATTGAGACAATTCCCAGTAAGAACAAGGGGTACAATGCAGAGATGACTGTGGTTACTTATTGtaggaaaaggaaagattgtGATGGCAAGTCCAAGTTCAGAGTACTCCTT AGTTTTGGTCAGCATGGAAGGGAACTCATTACCTCTGAGCTTGCGTTTCGGATTCTTTCTATATTAAGTGAAGAAGAATTTTTACCTTATACAGATCGAGGGTCAGTAAATGACACCCTTGATAATCTTGTTATAAAG GTTGTACCAATGGAAAATTTGAATGGCCGCAAACTTGTTGAAGCGGGAGACTTTTGTGAGAGGAGAAATG GGAGAGGGGTTGATCTTAATCGAAATTGGAGTGTGGATTGgggcaaaaaagaaaag GATTATGATCCCTATGAAGAAAATCCAGGGACTGCTCCTTTTAGTGAGCCTGAGACTCAATTCATGCGGAAGCTTTCGATATCTTTTGAGCCCCATGTGTGGGTTAATGTTCATTCAGGAATGGAA GCCTTATTTATGCCATATGATCACAAAAATACGACTCCAGATGGATCTCCTTCCCTGAGAATGAGATCAATGCTTGAAAAGTTGAACCATCTTCACTTGAAAGATCGTTGTTTAATTGGATCTGGTGGAGGCTCTGTCGG ATATCTAGCTCACGGGACAGCTACTGATTACATGTATGATGTCACAAAGGTCCCCATGGCATTCACCTTTGAG ATATACGGAGATGGTACAGCCTCCTCAAAGGACTGCTTTAGAATGTTCAATCCCATCGACATCACCACCTTTAAT AAGGTTCTCAATGATTGGTCTGCTGCATTTTTAACACTGTTCAAATTGGGTGAGTTGCAAGTGGATGGACTTCATTCAGGGGATGTGGCATCAAGTTCTGAGAAGTGGATATCCATAGATGACTACTTGAATGGTTATCTGTTCGAGAGGAGAAATAGATACGGCAAGAAGATGGAAGTGCTTGAACTCGGAATGCAGGAGATCAGAACATATTTCCGATTATTTCTGTTATCATCAGTCCTTTTGATGTTTATGTTTTGTTCTAGAATCTCGAAGAGCACAAGACCTATTGTTTCAGCAATGTCCTTGTAA
- the LOC113712239 gene encoding uncharacterized protein isoform X2 produces MGRRRRRQNHFLDFNSSSPLYCSLWPFLLVLLFFASFYLVDGKTNATSSPVTPINHDLYHTSGALLEEIEALVHRHPDKLSIETIPSKNKGYNAEMTVVTYCRKRKDCDGKSKFRVLLSFGQHGRELITSELAFRILSILSEEEFLPYTDRGSVNDTLDNLVIKVVPMENLNGRKLVEAGDFCERRNGRGVDLNRNWSVDWGKKEKDYDPYEENPGTAPFSEPETQFMRKLSISFEPHVWVNVHSGMEALFMPYDHKNTTPDGSPSLRMRSMLEKLNHLHLKDRCLIGSGGGSVGYLAHGTATDYMYDVTKVPMAFTFEIYGDGTASSKDCFRMFNPIDITTFNVLNDWSAAFLTLFKLGELQVDGLHSGDVASSSEKWISIDDYLNGYLFERRNRYGKKMEVLELGMQEIRTYFRLFLLSSVLLMFMFCSRISKSTRPIVSAMSL; encoded by the exons ATGGGCCGTCGTCGCCGTCGTCAAAACCACTTTCTTGATTTCAATTCCTCCTCTCCATTATATTGTTCACTGTGGccatttttattagttttgttaTTCTTTGCTAGTTTTTATTTGGTCGATGGGAAAACTAATGCCACCAGTTCTCCAGTCACACCCATCAATCACGATCTTTACCATACCAG TGGAGCTTTGTTGGAAGAAATTGAAGCCTTGGTGCACCGCCACCCAGACAAACTATCA ATTGAGACAATTCCCAGTAAGAACAAGGGGTACAATGCAGAGATGACTGTGGTTACTTATTGtaggaaaaggaaagattgtGATGGCAAGTCCAAGTTCAGAGTACTCCTT AGTTTTGGTCAGCATGGAAGGGAACTCATTACCTCTGAGCTTGCGTTTCGGATTCTTTCTATATTAAGTGAAGAAGAATTTTTACCTTATACAGATCGAGGGTCAGTAAATGACACCCTTGATAATCTTGTTATAAAG GTTGTACCAATGGAAAATTTGAATGGCCGCAAACTTGTTGAAGCGGGAGACTTTTGTGAGAGGAGAAATG GGAGAGGGGTTGATCTTAATCGAAATTGGAGTGTGGATTGgggcaaaaaagaaaag GATTATGATCCCTATGAAGAAAATCCAGGGACTGCTCCTTTTAGTGAGCCTGAGACTCAATTCATGCGGAAGCTTTCGATATCTTTTGAGCCCCATGTGTGGGTTAATGTTCATTCAGGAATGGAA GCCTTATTTATGCCATATGATCACAAAAATACGACTCCAGATGGATCTCCTTCCCTGAGAATGAGATCAATGCTTGAAAAGTTGAACCATCTTCACTTGAAAGATCGTTGTTTAATTGGATCTGGTGGAGGCTCTGTCGG ATATCTAGCTCACGGGACAGCTACTGATTACATGTATGATGTCACAAAGGTCCCCATGGCATTCACCTTTGAG ATATACGGAGATGGTACAGCCTCCTCAAAGGACTGCTTTAGAATGTTCAATCCCATCGACATCACCACCTTTAAT GTTCTCAATGATTGGTCTGCTGCATTTTTAACACTGTTCAAATTGGGTGAGTTGCAAGTGGATGGACTTCATTCAGGGGATGTGGCATCAAGTTCTGAGAAGTGGATATCCATAGATGACTACTTGAATGGTTATCTGTTCGAGAGGAGAAATAGATACGGCAAGAAGATGGAAGTGCTTGAACTCGGAATGCAGGAGATCAGAACATATTTCCGATTATTTCTGTTATCATCAGTCCTTTTGATGTTTATGTTTTGTTCTAGAATCTCGAAGAGCACAAGACCTATTGTTTCAGCAATGTCCTTGTAA
- the LOC113712239 gene encoding uncharacterized protein isoform X3 has product MGRRRRRQNHFLDFNSSSPLYCSLWPFLLVLLFFASFYLVDGKTNATSSPVTPINHDLYHTSGALLEEIEALVHRHPDKLSIETIPSKNKGYNAEMTVVTYCRKRKDCDGKSKFRVLLSFGQHGRELITSELAFRILSILSEEEFLPYTDRGSVNDTLDNLVIKVVPMENLNGRKLVEAGDFWRGVDLNRNWSVDWGKKEKDYDPYEENPGTAPFSEPETQFMRKLSISFEPHVWVNVHSGMEALFMPYDHKNTTPDGSPSLRMRSMLEKLNHLHLKDRCLIGSGGGSVGYLAHGTATDYMYDVTKVPMAFTFEIYGDGTASSKDCFRMFNPIDITTFNKVLNDWSAAFLTLFKLGELQVDGLHSGDVASSSEKWISIDDYLNGYLFERRNRYGKKMEVLELGMQEIRTYFRLFLLSSVLLMFMFCSRISKSTRPIVSAMSL; this is encoded by the exons ATGGGCCGTCGTCGCCGTCGTCAAAACCACTTTCTTGATTTCAATTCCTCCTCTCCATTATATTGTTCACTGTGGccatttttattagttttgttaTTCTTTGCTAGTTTTTATTTGGTCGATGGGAAAACTAATGCCACCAGTTCTCCAGTCACACCCATCAATCACGATCTTTACCATACCAG TGGAGCTTTGTTGGAAGAAATTGAAGCCTTGGTGCACCGCCACCCAGACAAACTATCA ATTGAGACAATTCCCAGTAAGAACAAGGGGTACAATGCAGAGATGACTGTGGTTACTTATTGtaggaaaaggaaagattgtGATGGCAAGTCCAAGTTCAGAGTACTCCTT AGTTTTGGTCAGCATGGAAGGGAACTCATTACCTCTGAGCTTGCGTTTCGGATTCTTTCTATATTAAGTGAAGAAGAATTTTTACCTTATACAGATCGAGGGTCAGTAAATGACACCCTTGATAATCTTGTTATAAAG GTTGTACCAATGGAAAATTTGAATGGCCGCAAACTTGTTGAAGCGGGAGACTTTT GGAGAGGGGTTGATCTTAATCGAAATTGGAGTGTGGATTGgggcaaaaaagaaaag GATTATGATCCCTATGAAGAAAATCCAGGGACTGCTCCTTTTAGTGAGCCTGAGACTCAATTCATGCGGAAGCTTTCGATATCTTTTGAGCCCCATGTGTGGGTTAATGTTCATTCAGGAATGGAA GCCTTATTTATGCCATATGATCACAAAAATACGACTCCAGATGGATCTCCTTCCCTGAGAATGAGATCAATGCTTGAAAAGTTGAACCATCTTCACTTGAAAGATCGTTGTTTAATTGGATCTGGTGGAGGCTCTGTCGG ATATCTAGCTCACGGGACAGCTACTGATTACATGTATGATGTCACAAAGGTCCCCATGGCATTCACCTTTGAG ATATACGGAGATGGTACAGCCTCCTCAAAGGACTGCTTTAGAATGTTCAATCCCATCGACATCACCACCTTTAAT AAGGTTCTCAATGATTGGTCTGCTGCATTTTTAACACTGTTCAAATTGGGTGAGTTGCAAGTGGATGGACTTCATTCAGGGGATGTGGCATCAAGTTCTGAGAAGTGGATATCCATAGATGACTACTTGAATGGTTATCTGTTCGAGAGGAGAAATAGATACGGCAAGAAGATGGAAGTGCTTGAACTCGGAATGCAGGAGATCAGAACATATTTCCGATTATTTCTGTTATCATCAGTCCTTTTGATGTTTATGTTTTGTTCTAGAATCTCGAAGAGCACAAGACCTATTGTTTCAGCAATGTCCTTGTAA
- the LOC140016082 gene encoding uncharacterized protein, translating into MKLSSSACLTTSGSGSGSGSNQPSGEQERPVGRKMNIGVALQPPPLQFRFPPIHITPPPILRHHHQFFPTAISLISCVTATSLSSHQLSLDNRQEEDDDQDDVASLNNRRYDFSPLLEFLSTYTPDHSNSSADSPTQLHPAELRLAESYRAVPAPLWHSLLKSLSSTPSSIPTAYALVTWLQKHNLCFSYELLYSILIHALGRSDKLYEAFLLSQRQRLTPLTYNALIGACARNDDLEKALNLMARMRRDGYQSDFVNYSLIIQSLLRNNSIDSTVLEKLYDEIEADRIELDGQLLNDVTVGFSKAGDVSRALYFLSVIQGNGLSPKTATLVAVISQLGNSGRTEEAEAVFEELKEGGLKPRTRAYNALLKGYVKTGALRDAEDVVSEMERSGVAPDEHTYGLLIDAYGNAGRWESARIVLKEMEANNVQPNSHVFSRILASYRDRGEWQRSFQVLKEMKNNGVTPDRQFYNVMIDTFGKYNCLHHAMDTFERMKLEGIEPDTVTWNTLIDCHCKHGHHNKSEELFEAMQKSGCLPCTTTYNIMINSFGEQERWEDVKDLLGKMQSQGLLPTVVTYTTLVDIYGRSGRFTDAIECLEVMKSVGLKPSSTMYNALINAYAQRGLSEQAVNAFRVMRGEGLKPSLLALNSLINAFSEDRRDSEAFSVLQYMKDNDLKPDVVTYTTLMKALIRVEKFEKVPAVYEEMLSSGCLPDRKARAMLRSALRYMKSTLKV; encoded by the exons ATGAAACTATCTTCCTCCGCCTGTCTGACCACCTCAGGCTCAGGCTCAGGCTCAGGCTCAAATCAGCCTTCAGGTGAGCAAGAAAGGCCAGTAGGAAGGAAGATGAACATAGGCGTAGCTTTGCAGCCACCCCCGCTCCAATTTCGCTTCCCTCCCATTCATATCACTCCGCCGCCAATCCTCCGCCACCACCATCAATTCTTCCCCACTGCTATCTCTCTCATTAGTTGTGTCACCGCCACGTCTCTCTCCTCCCACCAGCTCAGCCTAGACAACCGACAAGAGGAGGACGACGACCAAGACGACGTCGCTTCCTTGAACAACCGCCGCTACGACTTCTCCCCACTCCTCGAATTCCTCTCTACTTACACTCCCGACCACTCTAACAGCTCCGCTGACTCCCCTACCCAGCTTCACCCCGCTGAGCTCCGTCTCGCCGAGTCCTACCGAGCCGTGCCCGCCCCGCTTTGGCATTCCCTCTTAAAATCACTCTCCTCCACTCCTTCCTCTATCCCCACCGCATATGCTCTCGTCACCTGGCTCCAAAAACACAATCTTTGCTTCTCCTACGAGCTTCTCTACTCCATTCTCATCCACGCCCTCGGACGCTCCGACAAGCTTTACGAAGCCTTCTTGCTCTCCCAGCGCCAGAGGTTGACTCCCTTGACTTATAATGCCCTCATTGGCGCCTGTGCTCGGAATGACGACCTCGAAAAAGCCCTTAATTTGATGGCCAGAATGCGTCGCGACGGCTACCAATCTGATTTTGTCAATTATAGTTTGATTATTCAGTCACTTTTGCGCAACAATTCCATTGATTCCACCGTCTTAGAAAAATTGTATGACGAAATAGAGGCTGATAGGATCGAGCTTGATGGGCAGTTGTTGAATGATGTAACTGTGGGGTTCTCCAAAGCTGGTGACGTTAGTAGGGCCTTGTATTTCCTATCCGTAATCCAAGGAAACGGGTTGAGTCCCAAGACTGCAACTTTGGTTGCTGTCATTTCGCAGTTGGGGAATTCGGGGAGGACCGAGGAGGCCGAGGCTGTTTTTGAGGAGTTGAAAGAAGGTGGACTGAAGCCCAGGACGAGGGCTTATAATGCCCTCCTCAAAGGATATGTTAAGACCGGTGCCTTGAGGGATGCCGAGGATGTTGTGTCAGAGATGGAGAGGAGCGGGGTGGCCCCGGATGAGCACACGTATGGTCTGCTTATTGATGCTTACGGAAATGCCGGTAGGTGGGAGAGCGCGAGAATTGTATTGAAAGAAATGGAAGCTAATAACGTTCAACCTAATTCGCATGTTTTTAGTAGGATTTTAGCTAGTTATCGTGATAGGGGAGAGTGGCAGAGATCgtttcaggtgctcaaggaaATGAAGAATAACGGGGTGACTCCTGACAGGCAATTCTACAATGTCATGATTGATACTTTCGGCAAGTATAATTGCTTACATCATGCAATGGATACATTTGAGAGGATGAAATTGGAGGGAATTGAGCCAGATACTGTGACATGGAATACGCTTATTGACTGTCATTGTAAGCACGGGCATCATAATAAATCCGAGGAGTTGTTTGAGGCAATGCAAAAAAGCGGTTGTTTGCCTTGCACCACAACATACAATATAATGATTAATTCGTTTGGGGAGCAGGAGAGGTGGGAGGATGTGAAGGACTTGCTCGGTAAGATGCAGAGTCAGGGGTTACTGCCTACTGTTGTTACATATACCACACTTGTTGATATATATGGACGGTCAGGGAGATTCACCGACGCAATAGAGTGCTTGGAGGTGATGAAATCTGTAGGATTGAAACCATCCTCAACCATGTACAATGCCTTGATCAATGCTTATGCACAGAGG GGATTATCGGAGCAAGCAGTAAATGCATTTCGGGTAATGAGAGGAGAAGGTCTAAAGCCTAGTTTATTGGCTTTAAATTCACTTATCAATGCATTTAGTGAGGATAGGAGGGATTCTGAAGCCTTTTCTGTTTTACAGTACATGAAGGATAAT GACCTTAAGCCAGATGTGGTTACTTACACTACACTCATGAAGGCTCTAATTCGTGTAGAGAAATTCGAAAAG GTTCCAGCTGTTTATGAAGAAATGCTATCATCTGGATGCCTCCCAGATAGGAAAGCTAGAGCAATGTTACGATCTGCTCTGCGATATATGAAGTCTACATTGAAAGTGTAG